The Methanocella arvoryzae MRE50 genome includes a region encoding these proteins:
- a CDS encoding sugar phosphate isomerase/epimerase family protein, protein MKFGLKVHHTDIDSLLYLRPQAIEFALFHGDMGGEWADRIRFDGPIIVHAPEKFGDGTILDAGSEDEVQRTRATEMLKRTIDISVRLQAELVIIHPGGVFREHRTVSPERLIRTMAELKACAGNRVELVLENMPGYYRTGGTLWHPCLLTGADEIVAVLDRTDVGLCLDVCHAKLYCNVSGHDFKQYIETLLPYARHLHVSDAMGEAGEGLQIGEGEIDWEWLASVTRDLDLVAVPEIDDGFREGGKGFRIARDRLSSMGFYGRS, encoded by the coding sequence ATGAAGTTCGGCCTGAAAGTCCACCACACAGATATCGACAGCCTGCTGTACTTACGACCTCAGGCGATCGAGTTTGCGCTGTTTCATGGAGATATGGGTGGCGAATGGGCAGACCGGATCCGCTTCGACGGCCCGATCATCGTTCACGCGCCGGAGAAGTTCGGCGACGGAACCATCCTGGATGCGGGCTCTGAAGACGAAGTGCAGCGCACCAGGGCGACAGAGATGCTCAAGCGAACGATCGATATCTCTGTTCGGCTGCAGGCAGAGCTGGTGATCATCCACCCGGGAGGCGTGTTCAGGGAGCACAGAACAGTCTCGCCGGAGAGACTGATCAGGACGATGGCGGAGCTAAAAGCCTGTGCTGGCAATCGGGTTGAGCTGGTGCTGGAAAATATGCCGGGCTACTACCGCACCGGAGGCACACTCTGGCACCCCTGCCTGCTGACCGGAGCAGATGAAATAGTTGCAGTGCTGGACCGGACTGACGTCGGCTTATGCCTGGACGTCTGTCACGCGAAGCTGTACTGTAACGTCAGCGGACATGATTTCAAGCAGTATATCGAAACGTTGTTGCCGTATGCCCGGCATCTTCACGTCTCCGACGCCATGGGCGAAGCCGGTGAAGGCCTCCAGATCGGCGAAGGGGAGATCGACTGGGAGTGGCTGGCCTCAGTAACCCGGGACCTCGATCTGGTTGCGGTGCCCGAGATAGACGACGGTTTCAGGGAGGGGGGCAAAGGTTTCAGGATCGCCAGAGATCGGTTGTCAAGCATGGGTTTCTATGGCAGGTCTTAG
- a CDS encoding CsbD family protein, whose translation MGGIEKEVKGTAKEAMGKTREEVGKAAGRPGLEARGKAEKEAGKAVKEMGKVEEKVKRELK comes from the coding sequence ATGGGTGGTATTGAAAAAGAAGTGAAGGGCACTGCTAAGGAAGCTATGGGCAAGACCAGGGAAGAAGTAGGAAAGGCAGCAGGCAGGCCAGGCCTGGAAGCAAGGGGCAAAGCCGAGAAGGAAGCGGGCAAAGCAGTTAAGGAAATGGGCAAGGTCGAGGAGAAGGTCAAGCGAGAGCTGAAGTAA
- a CDS encoding SDR family oxidoreductase, with the protein MILVTGCGPLGAGLVKAMEDQPAKGACDESNPDIPRGFMTYNFEKEQDIRRIVDVEKPKILVLTEEIDNVEYCEENRMDAMYYNTRAQRYFAEAAQNVGARLVLRSSAMVFDGRKPGGMYTEEDHTNPLNVYAETKVMAETAVDRTKDFLVVRLGELYGAYFDNFASHLVESLSMGQNVELATDMYFSPIYLDDAIAAIKELTLNGMTGFYHVAGPERLSHYEFGKKIARAFGFSEDRLVPITMADLKLTVLVPRDTSLSSAKLNALMKVRGVDEGLAAMKTAAAAGKN; encoded by the coding sequence ATGATTCTAGTTACCGGCTGCGGGCCGCTGGGTGCGGGCCTGGTGAAGGCAATGGAAGATCAGCCTGCAAAAGGCGCTTGCGACGAGAGCAATCCCGATATCCCGAGAGGCTTCATGACCTACAACTTCGAGAAAGAGCAGGATATCAGGAGGATCGTCGATGTGGAGAAGCCGAAGATCTTAGTTCTCACCGAAGAGATCGACAACGTCGAGTACTGCGAGGAGAACCGCATGGATGCCATGTACTACAACACCCGGGCTCAGCGGTATTTCGCCGAGGCTGCGCAGAACGTCGGGGCGAGGCTTGTGCTCCGCTCAAGCGCGATGGTGTTCGACGGCCGCAAGCCCGGTGGCATGTACACCGAGGAAGATCATACAAATCCCCTGAACGTCTACGCTGAAACTAAGGTGATGGCGGAAACGGCTGTCGACCGGACCAAAGATTTCCTGGTAGTCCGTTTGGGCGAGCTATATGGCGCCTACTTTGATAACTTCGCCAGCCATCTGGTTGAAAGCCTGAGTATGGGACAGAATGTGGAACTGGCGACTGATATGTACTTCTCACCCATCTACCTGGATGATGCTATCGCCGCAATCAAGGAGCTTACACTAAATGGTATGACCGGCTTCTATCACGTGGCCGGACCGGAAAGGCTGAGCCACTACGAGTTCGGGAAAAAGATCGCCAGGGCTTTCGGGTTTAGCGAAGACAGGCTGGTACCCATCACCATGGCGGACCTAAAGCTGACTGTGCTGGTCCCCCGGGATACTTCGCTCAGCTCGGCTAAGCTGAACGCGCTGATGAAAGTGCGCGGCGTAGACGAAGGCCTGGCGGCGATGAAGACTGCTGCGGCGGCCGGTAAAAATTAA